A region of Anguilla anguilla isolate fAngAng1 chromosome 18, fAngAng1.pri, whole genome shotgun sequence DNA encodes the following proteins:
- the dact2 gene encoding dapper homolog 2 isoform X2 has product MHYVLKPTLRSLKSRLRRQDVGLKSHLQQLDQQISELKLDVCKVSSEHLETDSRPSSGFYDLSDGGSGSLSNSCTSVYSECLSSSQSSLLPPPCLPGAGSHPHRPPGPPEASRRRSADESAAQGESPRAGGVRLGSSWIRTGTGGVDRARQRPVSTGDLERILTLVPSVEGKKPSPCHNLRHSTVDPKYQSNLVSRGGTEVYRYPSPLHAVALQSPIFSLSGDGATPAARETAGAQGGAAPASDCLQARAEGAEVRQASYINKLLQRSLSKTSLQGEGGRDRAQPPSRSHAEAPAVITGVPGVTGGKALRPQDQSLHQRPVEMGQECPLERSQDLVNHVSPASIQNHAKEEPCHCRSYPAAPSQWKAREAAHTSDQSSWVEEEDGKSSCPDQSSREQLRGAALARKLSDKRPRLGRSASKEEGRGQDRPPVSGAQPEFVHAQFVPAGSQRVKVRQADRKTKAVRLRKRSCDKPRVTKQPQAPSEMGREAGAGLDRGPKQAGPARASRKLTLSRGEGSGRSCSETSLYGSAFPHHPAQFPPQLDPPLRPGKAHGPQSQDVPLADPARRKQVTRKWQSAAEMAGQRAQEVPNHAAARRSGVMPRSVSARPQSGQWAGHPYTASSSSSSSSYFGSYGSRYPPAPYPVPRPRYPPRSESEYSADCASLFHSTIAESSEGELSDFTANRFGDSESSCDSRSASDSDSSLSQEEEEEEEEDDGGEEGGLVWAEAALGPTAAGLSLQQPRAEPPACRIKASRALKKKIRHFQPAALKVMTLV; this is encoded by the exons TCACGTCTGCGCAGACAGGATGTGGGGCTGAAGAGccacctgcagcagctggacCAGCAGATCAGCGAGCTGAAGCTGGACGTGTGCAAGGTCTCCTCTGAGCACCTGGAGACCGACAGCAGGCCCAGCTCAG GGTTCTATGACCTGAGCGATGGGGGTTCGGGGTCCCTGTCCAACTCCTGCACTTCGGTGTACAGCGAGTGCCTGTCCTCCTCCCAAAGCAgcctcctcccgcccccctgccTGCCCGGCGCGGGCTCGCACCCCCACCGGCCCCCGGGGCCCCCTGAGGCGTCCCGCCGTCGCTCGGCCGACGAGAGCGCCGCCCAGGGGGAGTCCCCCCGCGCGGGCGGGGTGCGTTTGGGCAGCAGCTGGATCCGCACCGGGACCGGGGGCGTCGACCGGGCCCGACAGAGGCCCGTCTCCACAG GAGACCTTGAGAGGATATTGACCCTCGTGCCCAGTGTGGAGGGGAAGAAGCCCTCCCCTTGCCACAATCTGAGGCACTCCACGGTCGACCCCAAATACCAGAGTAACCTGGTGTCCCGCGGTGGCACTGAGGTGTACCGCTACCCCAGTCCCCTGCACGCGGTGGCCTTACAGAGCCCCATCTTCTCTCTGAGCGGGGATGGGGCCACGCCCGCTGCTCGAGAAACTGCGGGGGCCCAGGGAGGGGCCGCCCCGGCCAGCGACTGCCTGCAGGCGAGAGCCGAGGGGGCGGAGGTCAGGCAGGCCAGCTACATCAACAAGCTCCTGCAGCGCAGCCTCAGTAAGACCAGCCTCCAGGGCGAGGGGGGCAGAGACAGGGCCCAGCCTCCCAGCAGGAGTCACGCGGAAGCCCCTGCTGTCATCACCGGGGTCCCAGGAGTCACCGGCGGCAAAGCACTTAGGCCCCAAGACCAGAGCCTGCATCAGCGCCCTGTGGAGATGGGGCAGGAGTGCCCCCTGGAGCGCAGTCAGGACCTGGTGAACCATGTTAGCCCCGCCTCCATCCAAAATCATGCCAAGGAAGAGCCTTGCCACTGCCGCTCTTACCCTGCAGCCCCCAGCCAATGGAAGGCCAGGGAAGCTGCCCACACCTCGGACcagagcagctgggtggaggaggaggacgggaaGAGCAGCTGTCCCgatcagagcagcagagagcagcTCCGCGGAGCAGCGCTGGCCAGGAAGCTGTCGGACAAAAGACCCCGTCTGGGGAGGAGCGCCAgcaaggaggaggggaggggccaggacCGGCCGCCTGTCAGCGGGGCTCAGCCGGAGTTCGTCCACGCCCAGTTTGTCCCAGCAGGGTCGCAGCGGGTGAAGGTGAGGCAGGCCGACAGGAAGACCAAGGCCGTGcggctgaggaagaggagctgcGACAAGCCGCGGGTGACGAAGCAGCCACAGGCGCCCAgcgagatggggagggaggccGGCGCTGGCCTGGACAGGGGCCCCAAGCAGGCGGGGCCGGCGCGGGCATCCCGCAAACTGACCCTcagcaggggggagggaagcgGCCGGTCCTGCTCAGAGACCAGCCTCTATGGCTCCGCCTTCCCTCACCACCCCGCCCAGTTCCCGCCCCAACTGGACCCGCCTCTCAGGCCCGGAAAGGCCCACGGACCACAGAGCCAGGACGTCCCGTTAGCTGACCCGGCGAGGAGGAAGCAGGTGACCCGGAAGTGGCAGTCTGCGGCGGAGATGGCGGGTCAGAGGGCGCAGGAAGTGCCAAACCACGCCGCTGCCCGCCGGTCAGGGGTGATGCCGCGCAGTGTGAGCGCCAGGCCCCAGTcggggcagtgggcggggcaCCCCTACaccgcctcttcctcctcctcctcctcctcgtacTTCGGCAGCTACGGTTCCAGGTACCCGCCGGCCCCCtaccccgtcccccgcccccgctaCCCCCCGCGGAGCGAGTCTGAGTACTCGGCCGACTGCGCCTCCCTCTTCCACTCCACCATCGCCGAGAGCAGCGAGGGCGAGCTCAGCGACTTCACCGCCAACCGCTTCGGCGACAGCGAGTCCAGCTGCGACTCCCGCTCCGCCTCCGACTCCGACAGCAGCCTctctcaggaggaggaggaggaagaggaggaggatgacgGAGGAGAAGAAGGGGGCCTGGTGTGGGCGGAGGCCGCGCTGGGGCCCACCGCTGCTGGGCTGTCCCTCCAGCAGCCCCGCGCTGAGCCCCCGGCCTGCCGAATCAAGGCGTCCCGAGCACTGAAGAAGAAGATCCGCCATTTTCAACCCGCTGCTCTCAAAGTGATGACGCTGGTCTAG
- the dact2 gene encoding dapper homolog 2 isoform X1: MHYVLKPTLRSLKKSLASFSGHVRTSPYIMLSKKISGSGLLNAAAGIDRGRVGERLRAALAGLQELHFLKEKQRNMVFWALRMDREEPVSSNDPCKENPDVETEEQRLEATLTALKQQLSRLRRQDVGLKSHLQQLDQQISELKLDVCKVSSEHLETDSRPSSGFYDLSDGGSGSLSNSCTSVYSECLSSSQSSLLPPPCLPGAGSHPHRPPGPPEASRRRSADESAAQGESPRAGGVRLGSSWIRTGTGGVDRARQRPVSTGDLERILTLVPSVEGKKPSPCHNLRHSTVDPKYQSNLVSRGGTEVYRYPSPLHAVALQSPIFSLSGDGATPAARETAGAQGGAAPASDCLQARAEGAEVRQASYINKLLQRSLSKTSLQGEGGRDRAQPPSRSHAEAPAVITGVPGVTGGKALRPQDQSLHQRPVEMGQECPLERSQDLVNHVSPASIQNHAKEEPCHCRSYPAAPSQWKAREAAHTSDQSSWVEEEDGKSSCPDQSSREQLRGAALARKLSDKRPRLGRSASKEEGRGQDRPPVSGAQPEFVHAQFVPAGSQRVKVRQADRKTKAVRLRKRSCDKPRVTKQPQAPSEMGREAGAGLDRGPKQAGPARASRKLTLSRGEGSGRSCSETSLYGSAFPHHPAQFPPQLDPPLRPGKAHGPQSQDVPLADPARRKQVTRKWQSAAEMAGQRAQEVPNHAAARRSGVMPRSVSARPQSGQWAGHPYTASSSSSSSSYFGSYGSRYPPAPYPVPRPRYPPRSESEYSADCASLFHSTIAESSEGELSDFTANRFGDSESSCDSRSASDSDSSLSQEEEEEEEEDDGGEEGGLVWAEAALGPTAAGLSLQQPRAEPPACRIKASRALKKKIRHFQPAALKVMTLV, translated from the exons AAGTCCCTAGCTTCTTTTTCTGGACATGTCCGCACATCTCCCTATATAATGCTGAGCAAAAAGATATCTGGATCTGGGCTGCTGAACGCTGCTGCGGGGATCGACCGTGGAAGGGTTGGGGAAAGGTTACGCGCGGCGTTGGCTGGACTACAGGAGTTACATTTCCTCAAGGAGAAACAGCGCAATATGGTGTTCTGGGCTCTACGAATGGACCGCGAGGAACCGGTGTCTTCTAACGACCCATGCAAAGAAAACCCCGATGTCGAGACGGAAGAGCAACGTCTGGAGGCGACTCTGACAGCCCTTAAGCAGCAACTG TCACGTCTGCGCAGACAGGATGTGGGGCTGAAGAGccacctgcagcagctggacCAGCAGATCAGCGAGCTGAAGCTGGACGTGTGCAAGGTCTCCTCTGAGCACCTGGAGACCGACAGCAGGCCCAGCTCAG GGTTCTATGACCTGAGCGATGGGGGTTCGGGGTCCCTGTCCAACTCCTGCACTTCGGTGTACAGCGAGTGCCTGTCCTCCTCCCAAAGCAgcctcctcccgcccccctgccTGCCCGGCGCGGGCTCGCACCCCCACCGGCCCCCGGGGCCCCCTGAGGCGTCCCGCCGTCGCTCGGCCGACGAGAGCGCCGCCCAGGGGGAGTCCCCCCGCGCGGGCGGGGTGCGTTTGGGCAGCAGCTGGATCCGCACCGGGACCGGGGGCGTCGACCGGGCCCGACAGAGGCCCGTCTCCACAG GAGACCTTGAGAGGATATTGACCCTCGTGCCCAGTGTGGAGGGGAAGAAGCCCTCCCCTTGCCACAATCTGAGGCACTCCACGGTCGACCCCAAATACCAGAGTAACCTGGTGTCCCGCGGTGGCACTGAGGTGTACCGCTACCCCAGTCCCCTGCACGCGGTGGCCTTACAGAGCCCCATCTTCTCTCTGAGCGGGGATGGGGCCACGCCCGCTGCTCGAGAAACTGCGGGGGCCCAGGGAGGGGCCGCCCCGGCCAGCGACTGCCTGCAGGCGAGAGCCGAGGGGGCGGAGGTCAGGCAGGCCAGCTACATCAACAAGCTCCTGCAGCGCAGCCTCAGTAAGACCAGCCTCCAGGGCGAGGGGGGCAGAGACAGGGCCCAGCCTCCCAGCAGGAGTCACGCGGAAGCCCCTGCTGTCATCACCGGGGTCCCAGGAGTCACCGGCGGCAAAGCACTTAGGCCCCAAGACCAGAGCCTGCATCAGCGCCCTGTGGAGATGGGGCAGGAGTGCCCCCTGGAGCGCAGTCAGGACCTGGTGAACCATGTTAGCCCCGCCTCCATCCAAAATCATGCCAAGGAAGAGCCTTGCCACTGCCGCTCTTACCCTGCAGCCCCCAGCCAATGGAAGGCCAGGGAAGCTGCCCACACCTCGGACcagagcagctgggtggaggaggaggacgggaaGAGCAGCTGTCCCgatcagagcagcagagagcagcTCCGCGGAGCAGCGCTGGCCAGGAAGCTGTCGGACAAAAGACCCCGTCTGGGGAGGAGCGCCAgcaaggaggaggggaggggccaggacCGGCCGCCTGTCAGCGGGGCTCAGCCGGAGTTCGTCCACGCCCAGTTTGTCCCAGCAGGGTCGCAGCGGGTGAAGGTGAGGCAGGCCGACAGGAAGACCAAGGCCGTGcggctgaggaagaggagctgcGACAAGCCGCGGGTGACGAAGCAGCCACAGGCGCCCAgcgagatggggagggaggccGGCGCTGGCCTGGACAGGGGCCCCAAGCAGGCGGGGCCGGCGCGGGCATCCCGCAAACTGACCCTcagcaggggggagggaagcgGCCGGTCCTGCTCAGAGACCAGCCTCTATGGCTCCGCCTTCCCTCACCACCCCGCCCAGTTCCCGCCCCAACTGGACCCGCCTCTCAGGCCCGGAAAGGCCCACGGACCACAGAGCCAGGACGTCCCGTTAGCTGACCCGGCGAGGAGGAAGCAGGTGACCCGGAAGTGGCAGTCTGCGGCGGAGATGGCGGGTCAGAGGGCGCAGGAAGTGCCAAACCACGCCGCTGCCCGCCGGTCAGGGGTGATGCCGCGCAGTGTGAGCGCCAGGCCCCAGTcggggcagtgggcggggcaCCCCTACaccgcctcttcctcctcctcctcctcctcgtacTTCGGCAGCTACGGTTCCAGGTACCCGCCGGCCCCCtaccccgtcccccgcccccgctaCCCCCCGCGGAGCGAGTCTGAGTACTCGGCCGACTGCGCCTCCCTCTTCCACTCCACCATCGCCGAGAGCAGCGAGGGCGAGCTCAGCGACTTCACCGCCAACCGCTTCGGCGACAGCGAGTCCAGCTGCGACTCCCGCTCCGCCTCCGACTCCGACAGCAGCCTctctcaggaggaggaggaggaagaggaggaggatgacgGAGGAGAAGAAGGGGGCCTGGTGTGGGCGGAGGCCGCGCTGGGGCCCACCGCTGCTGGGCTGTCCCTCCAGCAGCCCCGCGCTGAGCCCCCGGCCTGCCGAATCAAGGCGTCCCGAGCACTGAAGAAGAAGATCCGCCATTTTCAACCCGCTGCTCTCAAAGTGATGACGCTGGTCTAG